A stretch of the Candidatus Goldiibacteriota bacterium HGW-Goldbacteria-1 genome encodes the following:
- a CDS encoding 50S ribosomal protein L34 gives MPKRTFQPHKKKAQRKHGFLKRMSTPTGRKAVNRRRAKGRTKMTSCTK, from the coding sequence ATGCCAAAACGTACTTTTCAGCCCCACAAGAAGAAAGCACAGAGAAAACATGGTTTTTTAAAGAGGATGTCAACGCCTACAGGCCGCAAAGCGGTTAACAGAAGAAGGGCCAAAGGCAGAACCAAAATGACTTCCTGCACCAAATAA
- the rnpA gene encoding ribonuclease P protein component yields MSFKKKPPTSPDVNRAIKRGVKHGNNCFAVFAVPCSDTNSLKPRLFTATISKKFIKKSVDRNLLKRRVRGIFAKNSALFEGKDVVVMARSGSSGLKTFKETEETLLSLFKLYGKTK; encoded by the coding sequence TTGAGTTTCAAAAAAAAACCTCCTACAAGCCCCGATGTAAACAGGGCTATAAAAAGAGGGGTTAAGCACGGCAATAATTGTTTTGCGGTATTTGCCGTGCCCTGTTCTGATACAAACAGCTTAAAACCACGCCTTTTTACGGCAACCATAAGCAAAAAGTTTATTAAAAAAAGCGTTGACCGCAACCTTTTAAAAAGAAGGGTACGCGGTATTTTTGCAAAGAATTCCGCGCTGTTTGAAGGCAAAGACGTCGTGGTAATGGCGCGGTCCGGGTCGTCCGGGCTTAAAACTTTTAAAGAAACCGAGGAAACCCTCCTCTCTTTATTTAAACTTTACGGAAAAACAAAATGA
- a CDS encoding membrane protein insertion efficiency factor YidD — MKHIFIFLIKGYKKLISPLLPKSCRFYPTCSEYAIEALDKYGIIKGTAKSIYRVLRCNPWNKGGIDRP; from the coding sequence ATGAAACATATTTTCATATTTTTAATTAAAGGTTATAAAAAACTGATTTCCCCGCTTCTGCCTAAATCGTGCAGATTTTATCCCACCTGTTCCGAATACGCCATAGAGGCGCTGGATAAGTACGGGATAATTAAAGGTACGGCGAAATCCATATACAGAGTGTTAAGATGCAACCCGTGGAATAAAGGCGGCATAGACAGGCCTTAA